Genomic window (Capricornis sumatraensis isolate serow.1 chromosome 1, serow.2, whole genome shotgun sequence):
GCCATCTACTCACATCACCTCTGGAAGGGCTCTATGTAAACGGAGTGTCATCCCTGTTGGTGGAGCAGAGTTCTTGCCCTCTGGCCTGAGTTGCAGGCCCCTAACCAGCTTCCTGGTGAGGAGCTAGGTCATAAAATCTGCAGGTGGATTTTTGTTCATTTGGTTTGCTAACAAATCTCTAACTCCTCACACCATGCCTGGTATGTTGAAGGGCTGGTTGGTTGAATGAGTCGATGTGGTGGACAGCAGGGTTCTAACCTGCTCCAGGGCTCCTCCTCCTTTTTGCCCATCCTGCTCAATCCAGCACTGTCCCAGGCACACTGGTGAGTCCTCTGGGTTGAACTGCGAGCAGCTAGCACTCGAGGGCTGGCAGAGGGACTTGGAGTGGGGTGGcgctccctcccaccctctggcAAGAGAACATGCCTCCCCCCGCCGCCCCAGGTGGTTCTTACTCTGGGCCCAGCTACGTAATCAAGTGGGGATAATAAGGCTTGCAGAGCAGGCAGAGTGTTGGGGAGGAGTAATTAGGCCGAGTTGGGAGGAAGCTGCGTAAGTGGGTGGGGCCAGGCCTGGCACGGGGGACTCTGGGGAACGGGCACGGGGGACTCTGGGGAACAGCCCCTACTCATTCCCTCGGGTCTTGGCACTGAGTCAGGGCTGACATGACACATGCTGCCGCCATGCCTGGGCTGGTGAGTCTCCGACCCGTGGCTGCCCTGCTCTCCCTTCAAACATGCGACATCacctgctgggggctggggtttAGTTCGGAGTGCTCCCCCTACCCCCAGGCACCCAACCTGGGCTGAGGTACATGTTCTGGGGCCCCTGAACCACGCTCCTCttgccttcctccttccctgcccgGTCCCAGAAGGGCTTCTTCCCGTACTTACAATGCGGTTAAAAGCGGAAAATCTTGGTGAGCCACGCACCCGAGCCTAACCATGATCCTTGGCCCTGGCCTCTAGCTGTCCCCTGAAGAGGAGGAGAAGCGTCGAATTCGGAGGGAGAGGAACAAGCTGGCTGCGGCCAAGTGCCGGAACCGCCGCCGGGAGCTGACGGAGAAGCTGCAGGCGGTGAGGAGCCCTGCGTGGGGCGGGCGCACTCCTGGGTGGGCTGGAGCTGGGACCCCAGGGCTCCcggccctctcccctccctccttcaccCCTAGTGACTGACAGGAGAGTTAGTATGGGCAAAAGCATTCCTTCTTCTGAGCACATGGGTCAGTCCTGCCCTGATTTGAaggcgggaggtggggggggggggggcaggttgGGGAGAAGGGAGCTGGCCTTTATCGCCCCCCTGGACCCAGAGAGAACTGGATGAGCTTCTTGGGCCTGGCACCCTGTCCACCTCAGCACCCAAAGGATCCTGTGCTGAGACCTGCTGGGGCTCCTGGGCGAGAGATGGCAGAGGGTGTTGCCATTGCCAGCCAGCAGCCAGGCAGGCCCAGGCCTGCCCCCTCCAGGGTTCCTCGTCCCAGGTTCCAGCCGCCCccatgcctgcctgcctgccgccGGCAGGAGTGGGCCCAGCCTGGCTTCAGCCATCTGGTTCTCTGGGCTTCTCCACCTCTGCAGGGTCTTGGCGCTCCCTGGGGCTCATGGGTATGGATCATAGGCAGCTGAGTTGTACTATCTTGGGGTTTTCTCATATCCTCCGTGGGCGGGAGGGTTCCCCGCCTCTGCTCTGAGCCTGAAGCTGTCACCTCATTGGTACCTCATTCTGCCCTATGAGTCATTCTCCCCCGCTGGCTAATTGCCCCCACCTGGGGGCTCTCAGCCCCGCCCTTCCCTCCCCAAACCTTGACCTGACCGACATCACGTAACTCCCTCCAGAGCCCAGCCCTCCAGGAGGGCCCGTGTGGAGGAAACCCAGAGCCAGGACTGACTCTTCCTGGGTGGAATGTTTTCCAAGTGAGGAGATGAGGTGGACTGTGTCAGTGGTCATTGCACTGAGCAGCCAGGTTGGAGCTCTGGAAATCAAAATGGCCTTGCAAatcctattattttatttaatcctcccagCTACCATTCTCCTGCTTCCACTTCCCTGTGTCCATCCCGGAGCCCTTGTTCATGGGCCTTAAATGTGCACCGGGTGAATTCTGGGATGCCCGTAGTAGTGGCCTGTGGAGGTGTTAGAGGCGGGAGGAGGAGTGGGAGCTCTCCGATGCCAGGTGGGGCAGATCCGTTAGTGATCCGCACTCCCTGGGAGACACCCTGGAGAGCCCTCCCCACCACTAACCTTTCAGGGAGCCATATCCCCCTGGGTCTACCCCCAGGTGCTTCTGCCACCAGCCCCAGAATAGCCTGCCCCCCGAGGCCCGTCGGttttcctcccctctcttcccttGAAGCCTCACACCCTACACCCCCGCCTCCCCACGACCCAGCCACCCAGGCCTCTGAGCCACATCCTGCACAGGAAGCCTCTCAGAAGCTCATGACGTTCATCAGACCCTTGAGACAGATGGAAAGTTTTTTTCACTCCGGAATATGCTGTACTCTGCTTAGCGAAGCTCTGGCCCATGTCATCTCGTTCTCAAACAGGAATCTGTGTTAGGGAAAAGTGGGGAGGAGGCTGGTGACACATACCTCTCCGTAAATTCCGTggcgacccccccaccccccgccaccacgTGCATCTGTTGCTTCTCTGGCTTTGTGTGAAGGGAGGGGCTGAGGTCCTTGCAGAGGGTCCCTGCCGGCCTCATTTGCCCAGTCAGGCTGGCAGGGGTCTCATCTGTTGCAGCATGGGGGCTGAACTGAATGTTCTCTCGGGGTTCTGTGAGTCCTGAAGAGCAAAAAAAAGGGAAGAGGGGCAGGGAAGATCCAGTGGGATGGATTGAGCGCTTCCTACAAGCCAGCTACTCCTAGGCTTGTGCGTGCTAACAAATATCCAGTCACTCGGCTTAGAGTTCAGTGTCAATATGTCCATGGCGAGCTGGAGGGGCTTGAGGAGgcatgggtgggggaggggtgcagcTGCCTGTTCTGCTCCCTTTCCCCGCCAGGTCTCACTATTACTCACCTCCTCGGGGTACCAGGGGAGGTCCTGACAGAAAAGAGTAGCAGCACGTGGACTCTGCAATCAGATACATTGGAGTCAGATCCAGGCTACCCTATCTGCTTACTCTGGCATCGGGCAAATGATTAAACCTCTTGAGAACTCAGTTTCATTAtcagtgctcagtcatggccactACAAGGGTTAATTCACCCTTCCTCCAAGCTGACTCACCTCTACTCTCAACCTGGAGTTCTGGAAACAGAAGGAATCCTGAACATACAGGTGGCCCAGAGCCAGTCAGGTAGCTTCATGGTCAGCCCTCTGAGGACCGTGTTTGGTTTTCCCTCTCTCATCCAGATTTGACAACCCCTGGCCCATCCCCTACCATCCCTCACAGACCCCTCTTCCCCTGCAGGAAAccgaggagctggaggaggagaagtCGGGCCTGCAGAAGGAGATCGCCGAattgcagaaagagaaagagaagctggAGTTTATGCTGGTGGCCCATGGGCCCGTGTGCAAGATCAGTCCTGAGGAACGCCGGTCCCCGCCGGCCTCTGGGCTGCAGGCCCTGCGCAGCGGGGCCAGTGGAGGAGTCGGTGCCGTGGTGGTGAAACAggagcccctggaagaggacagcCCCTCGTCCTCATCGGTGGGGCTGGACAAGGCCCAGCGCTCCGTGATCAAGCCCATCAGCATTGCTGGGGGCTTCTATGGTGAGGAGCCCCTGCACACCCCCATCGTGGTGACCTCCACTCCTGCCATCACTCCGGGCACCTCGAACCTCGTCTTCACCTACCCCAGCGTGCTGGAGCAGGAGTCGCCAGCATCGCCCTCTGAGTCCTGCTCCAAGGCTCACCGCAGAAGCAGTAGCAGTGGGGACCAGTCGTCAGACTCCTTGAACTCCCCGACTCTGCTGGCTCTGTGACCCAGCtcccaggggcgggggtgggggtcctCGTCACTGCCTCCTGCCCAGGGACCAGCACCTTCCAGCGCTCTGGGGCcatgaggagaagagggggacccTGCCAGAGAGCTTCCTGGCTCCGGGGAGACCCAGGTGGGATTTGGTGGTGAATTGCTGGAGGACTTGGATGAGCTCTTGGAAGTCACAGGACCTCCTCCTCGCTCGTCCGCCTCGCGAAGCAAATCCTGTTTCTTGAAAAACATTGGAGAACTTGGTTTGGTGGACTCAGGCATCTCCCTGGCTTCTGAAGAGCCTGAAGCTGGTGTGGGCCGATCCTGTCCCTTGGTTCCGATGTGTCTCTGGAGTGATGGTGTCCTTCCCGGCCCACCAAGCATGCTCAATGCCTTTTTGGTTTCACCTTCCCTCTATTTGCCCCTTCCTTCCCCCAGTGTCAATTTCACTTCCTCTTAGTTTTTTTATCAAATTTGCCATGACATTTCATCTGGGTGGTCTGAATAGTAAAGCTCTTCATTTCTGAAGAGGGGGCAGCAGGATGACTCTTTGGCTGGGGCTGACTTGTCCAGAAGGGGACAGTCCATGTGCAATACAGAACCTTCCCTCCTCTGACGCTTCTGGTCCACCGCCATCTCCGGAACTGCCAGCAGGGCTCCTTGAGCTTTCCAGGAGAGGCCACCATCACCAGGAGGTTTGGAGGACCCTTCCTCCCCATTCTCAGAGACGGCTTTTGGAGGAGCAGCTTGGCCAGAAGACAGGGTGTGAGTGAGACAGCTGGGTCACGTTTTGGGTTTGCCAAATGCCTAACTACCAGGCCGAGAATGGCCAGGAAAGTGCCAACGGGTCACATGGGTGTCCCAGCCAGCCTCACTTCACCCCGTGTCTTGAGTAGGACATCTCTTGTAATTACCGCCTCGTCGTTCTGCCCTGGACCCTTCTTCCTTCCTCGGAGCCACACATCACTCCAAGTCCCTGCCCgctccaccctcccccaccctgcctcTCAGGGTGACGCCACCTGTGGAGGTTTAATGAGCGTGGGCCTGGCCCCTCCCCAAGCCTCAAAATCGCCTCTGCTGTGGATGGAAAggcagggggaggaaggagggaggcagtCAGAGTGGGGTTTGCCTCGCAGCAGCCCCAGCGCCTGCTTCTCGCCTCTCACCAAGGTGCTGGGCTGTGCTACCCTCTGTGGTCATCTGCTACCTGATGGATCTCGCGCTTTTTCTCTTACACTCCCCTGCCCCCTCACCCCAGTGTGCTTCCCAGGTCCACCAGCCAGCTGTGAACAGCTGGCCCAGAGCTGCTGTTGTGGCTTGCAGCTTACGCGCCATTCCCCAGGGGCTGCTGAAATCAGAGATGAATCCCACTGCAAGAGAGCTGCCCCTTCCTgtagggtgggggatgggggaaaGGGGGTCCTCCagcaccccccacctccccccggaAGCACAGCTCTGCAGAGCTCAGCGGAGTCCCCCCCTGCCACCCCTTGGAGACTTTTTTCTCCCCAAGGCTGGTCTTCCAGCATTGGCCTCTGCTGGGCTAGTGCTCTGAGGGAGGCCCCGCTATTGTGATTCAGCTCTAGAGATCATTGTA
Coding sequences:
- the FOSL2 gene encoding fos-related antigen 2, which translates into the protein MYQDYPGNFDTSSRGSSGSPAHAESYSSGGGGQQKFRVDMPGSGSAFIPTINAITTSQDLQWMVQPTVITSMSSPYPRSHPYSPLPGLASVPGHMALPRPGVIKTIGTTVGRRRRDEQLSPEEEEKRRIRRERNKLAAAKCRNRRRELTEKLQAETEELEEEKSGLQKEIAELQKEKEKLEFMLVAHGPVCKISPEERRSPPASGLQALRSGASGGVGAVVVKQEPLEEDSPSSSSVGLDKAQRSVIKPISIAGGFYGEEPLHTPIVVTSTPAITPGTSNLVFTYPSVLEQESPASPSESCSKAHRRSSSSGDQSSDSLNSPTLLAL